A genome region from Planifilum fimeticola includes the following:
- a CDS encoding 1,4-dihydroxy-6-naphthoate synthase encodes MKIAFSPCPNDTFIFYAWVHGLIPGAPELDVTYADIDVTNYLATRPDGPDVLKVSCAALPWVLRDYALLPCGGALGKGCGPLILTKEAMEPEFLAGKRVAVPSDRSTAYLLFRLWVSRHVPQGVGEIRVMPFHRIMPAVQAGEVDAGLVIHEARFTYPSYGLHMLVDLGEWWERDTGLPIPLGAIIARRHLDREAIAGWIRASVRHAWTHPEEPMEYVLRHAQEMDAEVAKAHINLYVNEFSANLGRDGYGAIRTLLTRAAEEGLVPSWDASSLEE; translated from the coding sequence ATGAAGATCGCCTTTTCTCCTTGTCCCAACGATACCTTTATTTTTTATGCCTGGGTGCACGGCTTGATTCCCGGCGCTCCCGAATTGGACGTCACCTATGCGGATATCGACGTGACCAACTATCTGGCCACCCGCCCGGACGGGCCGGATGTGCTCAAGGTTTCCTGCGCGGCCTTGCCCTGGGTTCTCCGGGATTACGCCCTTCTCCCCTGCGGTGGCGCCCTGGGCAAAGGGTGCGGGCCGCTCATCCTGACGAAGGAGGCTATGGAACCGGAATTTCTGGCGGGCAAGCGGGTCGCAGTTCCCAGCGACCGTTCCACCGCATACCTTCTGTTTCGACTATGGGTCAGCCGGCATGTGCCGCAGGGCGTGGGAGAAATTCGGGTGATGCCCTTTCACCGGATCATGCCCGCCGTGCAGGCCGGAGAGGTGGACGCCGGACTGGTGATCCACGAAGCGCGATTCACCTATCCTTCGTACGGGCTGCACATGTTGGTCGACCTGGGCGAGTGGTGGGAAAGGGACACCGGCCTTCCGATCCCGCTGGGCGCCATCATCGCCCGGCGCCATTTGGACCGGGAAGCGATCGCCGGCTGGATCCGGGCATCGGTCCGCCATGCCTGGACCCATCCCGAGGAGCCGATGGAATATGTCCTGCGCCACGCCCAGGAGATGGATGCGGAGGTGGCAAAGGCACACATCAACCTGTATGTCAACGAATTTTCCGCCAACCTGGGAAGGGACGGATACGGCGCCATCCGCACCCTGCTCACCCGGGCGGCGGAGGAGGGATTGGTGCCGAGTTGGGATGCGTCATCCCTCGAGGAATGA
- a CDS encoding multicopper oxidase family protein, with the protein MMDVYLFSSIWGFIFLLLPTMVLMWGLAANRIGRLPFRSSREKLKKSARRSLVLLWLALVTSLLFVGLAALVLVRFGWVFVQEWAVFALPALLLTHLAVILFTMPRLRSLTRDRQGTGPVDGEVRGAIAAPPMAVPVQTAFAAAGLSSVQLCFYPVLTLFPIRLTLFWAAFLGLGALLWFRQRRRERMLRREEKSPSAGFRLMRVAATFACIAAVGVILFVLSMQASILPDRMSMMNHSRIDYGGGPAVGHGGDGSHHAHAGHGKKAVNVTELTGPRTGEPDRRYTLVARKETVRLSSGKTVEAWTFNGQVPGPELRARKGELVEVTLINEDIDDGVTIHWHGVDVPNAEDGVAGLTQDAVKPGERHTYRFRVEETGTHWYHSHQTSSIQVKKGLFGPLVLLPEEEEPEKGLDLSLMYHFFGNREVLNDSDTLRHRRVDPGTEVRLRLTNTDSYPRFFTLVGTPFRVTAIDGNEIHRPGELENVLLSVAAGGRYDVIFTMPDRPVRLTAGTGSDDPEILFTPDGKGKVPEVSDHLRLSLFDPADYGEPGEVPLGLSGGFDREFTMVFDFGMGFYNGMFRDLWLINGEKFPHTPTFMVQQGDLVKTTFINRSPMDHPMHLHGHHMLVLSKNGKPVTGSPWWTDTLNVAPGESYEVAFRADNPGIWMDHCHNLDHAAAGMTLHLSYEGVTTPFHVGGAAGNHPE; encoded by the coding sequence ATGATGGACGTTTATCTTTTCTCATCCATATGGGGATTCATTTTTCTTCTTTTGCCCACCATGGTTCTCATGTGGGGGCTGGCCGCGAACCGCATCGGGCGGCTCCCCTTCCGCTCCTCGCGGGAAAAGCTGAAAAAAAGCGCGAGGAGGAGTCTGGTTCTTCTGTGGCTGGCGTTGGTGACCAGCCTGCTGTTTGTGGGGCTTGCGGCCCTGGTGCTGGTCCGGTTCGGCTGGGTGTTCGTCCAGGAATGGGCGGTGTTTGCCCTGCCGGCGCTCCTCCTTACGCACCTGGCCGTGATCCTTTTCACGATGCCCCGGCTGAGGAGCCTGACCCGGGATCGTCAAGGGACGGGACCCGTCGACGGAGAGGTGCGGGGAGCGATCGCCGCGCCGCCGATGGCGGTACCGGTGCAGACGGCGTTCGCCGCCGCGGGTCTTTCCAGCGTTCAGCTCTGTTTTTATCCCGTTCTCACTCTGTTCCCGATCCGTCTCACTCTCTTCTGGGCGGCCTTTCTGGGGCTGGGGGCCTTGCTCTGGTTCCGCCAGCGCCGCCGGGAACGGATGTTGCGACGGGAGGAGAAGTCCCCTTCGGCCGGATTCCGCCTGATGCGGGTCGCGGCGACCTTCGCCTGCATCGCGGCCGTAGGCGTGATCCTGTTCGTCCTGTCCATGCAGGCGAGCATACTTCCCGATCGCATGAGCATGATGAACCATTCCCGGATCGATTACGGTGGCGGGCCGGCCGTCGGGCACGGAGGTGACGGGTCCCATCACGCCCATGCCGGACATGGGAAAAAGGCGGTCAACGTGACGGAGCTGACCGGTCCACGCACCGGTGAGCCGGATCGCCGCTACACCCTCGTGGCGCGCAAAGAGACGGTGCGCCTGTCCTCCGGAAAAACCGTGGAGGCCTGGACCTTCAACGGGCAAGTGCCCGGCCCCGAGCTCCGGGCCCGAAAAGGGGAGCTCGTGGAAGTCACTCTGATCAACGAGGATATTGATGACGGCGTGACGATCCACTGGCACGGGGTGGACGTTCCCAACGCCGAAGACGGGGTGGCCGGCCTTACCCAAGATGCCGTCAAGCCGGGGGAGCGTCACACCTACCGGTTCCGGGTGGAGGAGACGGGAACCCACTGGTACCACTCCCATCAGACCTCCTCGATTCAGGTGAAGAAAGGGTTGTTCGGTCCCCTGGTCTTGCTGCCGGAAGAGGAGGAGCCGGAGAAGGGGTTGGATCTTTCCCTGATGTACCATTTCTTCGGGAACCGGGAGGTCCTGAACGACTCCGACACGTTGCGGCACAGGCGGGTTGACCCTGGAACCGAGGTGCGGTTGCGACTGACGAACACCGACAGCTACCCCCGATTTTTCACGCTGGTTGGAACTCCCTTTCGGGTGACGGCCATCGACGGCAATGAGATCCATCGGCCCGGCGAATTGGAAAATGTGCTCCTGTCGGTGGCGGCGGGCGGACGCTATGACGTGATCTTCACCATGCCGGATCGGCCCGTGAGGTTGACGGCGGGAACGGGGTCCGACGACCCCGAGATTCTGTTCACCCCCGACGGAAAGGGAAAGGTGCCGGAAGTATCCGATCATCTTCGCCTTTCGCTGTTCGATCCTGCCGACTACGGTGAACCGGGGGAGGTTCCCTTAGGCCTGTCCGGCGGGTTTGACCGGGAGTTCACCATGGTTTTTGACTTCGGGATGGGATTTTACAACGGCATGTTCCGAGACCTGTGGCTGATCAACGGGGAGAAGTTTCCCCACACCCCCACTTTCATGGTTCAGCAGGGGGACCTGGTGAAGACGACCTTCATCAATCGCAGTCCGATGGATCATCCGATGCACCTGCACGGGCACCACATGCTGGTGCTGAGCAAAAACGGGAAGCCGGTCACCGGCAGTCCCTGGTGGACGGACACCCTCAACGTCGCTCCCGGGGAGAGCTATGAGGTGGCGTTTCGGGCGGATAACCCCGGAATCTGGATGGACCACTGCCACAATCTGGACCACGCCGCCGCCGGAATGACGCTCCATCTGAGCTACGAGGGCGTGACGACTCCGTTTCATGTCGGCGGGGCCGCGGGCAACCATCCGGAGTGA
- a CDS encoding futalosine hydrolase — protein sequence MTQDVRSSVDGDGDVLIVTAVEAERDALLRGLRNGSPFDVVAGGVGPAAAAASAAARMARRRYRLAICAGIGGGFPGRAEVGALVVADEAVAADLGTEAPEGFLSLDRLGFGSIRIPADEGKSARLAEALRSAGLPVVVGPVLTVSSATGTGETAKVRAMRVPGAAAEAMEGYGVAVAAQNMGVPFLEIRAVSNPVGPRNRGTWKIEAALERLAEAGAVIREVFG from the coding sequence GTGACACAGGATGTCAGAAGTTCTGTGGACGGAGACGGGGACGTGCTGATCGTGACCGCAGTGGAGGCCGAAAGGGATGCGCTCCTGCGCGGCCTGAGGAACGGTTCGCCCTTTGATGTGGTGGCGGGAGGCGTCGGCCCCGCGGCCGCGGCCGCCAGCGCGGCGGCGCGGATGGCCCGGCGGAGATATCGCCTGGCGATCTGTGCGGGTATCGGCGGGGGTTTTCCCGGCCGCGCCGAAGTGGGCGCGCTGGTGGTGGCCGATGAAGCGGTGGCCGCCGACCTGGGGACGGAGGCGCCGGAGGGGTTTCTCTCCCTGGACCGGCTGGGTTTTGGAAGCATCCGCATCCCGGCCGATGAAGGGAAGTCGGCCCGCCTGGCGGAGGCCCTTCGGAGCGCCGGGCTGCCGGTGGTGGTGGGCCCGGTGCTGACGGTGTCCAGCGCCACCGGAACGGGAGAGACCGCGAAGGTGCGGGCGATGCGGGTTCCGGGTGCGGCGGCCGAAGCGATGGAGGGGTATGGCGTCGCCGTCGCTGCGCAAAACATGGGAGTCCCCTTTCTGGAGATCCGCGCCGTCTCCAACCCGGTCGGTCCCCGGAACCGGGGGACCTGGAAGATCGAAGCGGCACTGGAACGCCTGGCGGAGGCGGGTGCCGTCATCAGGGAGGTGTTCGGATGA
- a CDS encoding response regulator transcription factor, protein MIRVLLVDDHEMVRLGLSAYLDTQPDIEIVGEASDGKEAVRLAEELKPDVILMDLVMEGMDGIEATREICRVTDKPKIIVLTSFVDDDKVVPALEAGALSYLLKTSQAREIAEAIRAAARGESVLASQVTGKVLSRMRRHREPEPHETLTAREMEVLKLIAEGKSNQEIADQLFIAIKTVKTHITNILSKLGVEDRTQAAIYAHRHKLVD, encoded by the coding sequence ATGATCCGGGTGTTGCTGGTGGATGATCACGAAATGGTGCGGCTGGGTTTGTCCGCCTATCTGGACACCCAGCCGGATATTGAAATCGTGGGGGAGGCCTCCGATGGAAAAGAGGCGGTTCGGTTGGCCGAGGAACTTAAGCCGGACGTGATCCTGATGGATCTGGTCATGGAGGGAATGGACGGGATCGAAGCGACTCGGGAGATCTGCCGGGTGACGGACAAGCCGAAGATCATCGTCCTCACCAGTTTCGTCGATGACGACAAAGTGGTTCCCGCCCTGGAAGCCGGAGCGCTCAGCTACCTGTTGAAGACCTCCCAGGCCCGGGAGATCGCGGAGGCGATCCGGGCGGCGGCCCGGGGGGAATCGGTCCTGGCATCCCAGGTGACGGGCAAGGTGTTGTCCCGGATGCGCCGTCATCGCGAACCGGAACCCCATGAAACCTTGACCGCCCGGGAGATGGAGGTGCTGAAGCTGATCGCCGAGGGAAAATCGAACCAGGAGATTGCGGATCAGCTGTTCATCGCGATCAAGACGGTCAAGACCCATATCACCAACATCCTTTCCAAGCTGGGGGTGGAAGACCGGACCCAGGCGGCGATTTACGCCCACCGCCACAAGTTGGTGGATTGA
- a CDS encoding sensor histidine kinase, with translation MKGNRLTRIQWRITRFALWVCLAASALVLTAVLVYYRLDPAILWAGERFSVPLILLVLLIVVAVGSLAGYWFGNQLKKRLENLLESALKYERGQFSHRIPPLGDDEIGRVAEHLNRMARRVEQQVASLQKLTTERARWQEQMKQSVVTEERQRLARELHDAVSQQLFAVSMLLSAVRENLPEDHPVHGRIATAEKVAGDAQNEMRALLMQLRPATLEGKGLKEGLKELLAELKDKQPLKIEWEIADLPDLPKGIEDHLFRIVQESLSNVLRHSRATSVTLRLVAAPRQIHLKIVDNGVGFDMNKVKRTTYGLQSIQERANEIGGVAEVISFPGKGTQVDVKIPLVDEEGEQKP, from the coding sequence ATGAAAGGAAATCGATTGACCCGGATTCAGTGGCGAATCACGCGCTTTGCGCTGTGGGTTTGTCTGGCGGCGTCCGCGCTGGTGCTGACGGCCGTCCTCGTATATTACCGGCTGGACCCGGCCATCCTGTGGGCGGGCGAACGGTTTTCCGTTCCCTTGATCCTGCTGGTTCTGCTCATAGTGGTGGCGGTGGGTTCCTTGGCCGGCTATTGGTTCGGAAACCAACTGAAGAAGCGTCTGGAAAACCTGCTGGAATCCGCCCTCAAATATGAGCGCGGACAGTTTTCCCACCGGATCCCGCCCCTGGGTGACGACGAGATCGGACGAGTGGCCGAGCACCTGAACCGGATGGCCCGGCGGGTGGAGCAGCAGGTGGCTTCTCTGCAGAAGTTGACGACGGAGAGGGCCCGATGGCAAGAACAGATGAAACAGTCGGTGGTGACCGAGGAGCGGCAGCGGCTGGCGCGGGAGCTTCACGACGCGGTCAGCCAGCAGCTGTTCGCCGTCTCCATGTTGCTGTCCGCCGTTCGGGAGAATCTTCCCGAGGATCATCCCGTGCACGGAAGGATTGCGACGGCGGAAAAGGTAGCGGGCGACGCGCAAAATGAGATGCGCGCCCTGCTGATGCAGCTTCGTCCGGCCACCCTGGAGGGGAAGGGGTTGAAGGAGGGACTTAAGGAGCTTCTGGCCGAGCTCAAAGACAAACAGCCGCTGAAGATCGAATGGGAGATAGCCGATCTTCCCGATTTGCCCAAGGGGATCGAGGACCATTTGTTCCGAATCGTGCAGGAGTCGTTGTCCAATGTCCTCCGTCATTCCCGGGCCACTTCGGTGACCTTGCGTTTGGTTGCCGCGCCGCGTCAGATCCATCTCAAAATCGTGGACAACGGTGTCGGCTTTGACATGAACAAGGTGAAGAGGACCACCTACGGCCTGCAATCGATTCAGGAACGGGCCAACGAGATCGGCGGAGTGGCCGAGGTGATCTCCTTTCCCGGAAAGGGGACTCAGGTGGACGTAAAAATCCCGTTGGTGGATGAAGAAGGGGAGCAGAAGCCATGA
- a CDS encoding ABC transporter substrate-binding protein, with translation MRKIWVVLLVASMLMWTGCSGSPSREADSEGEGGKPRPGGTIRIALQSDGKTLDPHKATDAASMHLIENMYSRLMRYTEKYGEVEGELAEKVEVSKDGKTYTFTLRKGVRFHGTGRELTSEDVKYSIERIIDLGVRKDHFSAVDEIETPDSHTVVFRLKQPMAPFLTYLAYPMNAIVDRETVENHDGSLDRADAGSGPFQLDEWKKDQYLRLKKFPGYYLPEKPYLDEVVFRPIPDETARMTALRNREVDMILDVSAKEARMLEQVSSVEVVSVPGTFWEYIGLNTKRPPLDDVKVRQAIAHAVDREAINKIAKLNRATVLKGGNIPPNHWAHADFTLYPRRNVAKAKQLLEEAGKENLELTLKVGSDFPYQVDAAQIVKQQLKEVGIDVKVSAQESGLFFDALGKGDFDMAIVGWLGFVDPDEFTYNLFHTGAPWNQQGYSNEQVDALLEKGRTVGDQEERKKIYHRAQKIIAEEAPMVFLYVNERTAAMSKAVKGFDVHPTVTTHSLEETWLAR, from the coding sequence ATGAGAAAAATTTGGGTGGTTCTGCTCGTTGCGAGCATGCTGATGTGGACAGGCTGTTCCGGCTCCCCCTCCCGGGAGGCCGATTCGGAAGGGGAGGGTGGCAAACCCAGGCCGGGCGGAACGATCCGCATCGCTCTGCAATCCGACGGAAAAACCCTGGATCCCCACAAGGCGACGGATGCCGCCTCGATGCACTTGATCGAGAATATGTACAGCCGCCTGATGCGGTATACCGAGAAATACGGAGAAGTGGAAGGGGAGTTGGCGGAAAAGGTGGAGGTGTCGAAGGACGGAAAAACCTACACCTTCACCCTTCGAAAAGGGGTCCGATTTCATGGTACCGGTCGGGAACTGACCTCGGAGGACGTGAAGTATTCCATCGAGCGCATCATCGATCTGGGAGTCCGCAAAGACCACTTTTCCGCCGTGGACGAGATCGAGACTCCCGACTCCCATACAGTGGTTTTTCGCTTGAAACAGCCGATGGCTCCCTTCCTGACCTATCTGGCTTACCCGATGAACGCCATCGTGGATCGGGAAACGGTGGAGAACCATGACGGCAGTCTGGACCGGGCCGACGCGGGCAGCGGGCCCTTTCAATTGGATGAGTGGAAAAAGGATCAATATCTGCGCCTGAAAAAATTTCCCGGGTATTACCTTCCCGAGAAGCCCTATCTGGATGAAGTCGTCTTCCGGCCCATTCCCGACGAGACGGCCCGGATGACGGCCCTGCGCAACCGGGAGGTGGACATGATCCTGGACGTATCCGCCAAGGAAGCCCGGATGCTGGAGCAGGTTTCCTCCGTCGAAGTGGTGTCCGTGCCTGGGACTTTTTGGGAATACATCGGTCTCAACACGAAGAGGCCGCCCCTCGATGACGTAAAAGTGCGTCAGGCGATCGCTCACGCGGTGGATCGGGAAGCCATCAACAAGATCGCCAAATTGAACCGGGCGACGGTGCTGAAGGGAGGCAACATCCCGCCCAATCACTGGGCCCACGCCGATTTCACCCTGTATCCCCGGCGGAATGTCGCCAAGGCCAAGCAACTTCTCGAGGAAGCCGGCAAGGAAAACCTCGAGCTGACACTGAAGGTGGGCTCCGATTTCCCCTACCAGGTGGACGCGGCGCAAATCGTCAAGCAGCAACTGAAGGAAGTGGGCATTGATGTGAAGGTATCGGCCCAGGAATCGGGGCTCTTCTTTGACGCCTTGGGGAAAGGGGACTTCGACATGGCCATCGTCGGCTGGCTCGGCTTTGTCGATCCCGACGAGTTTACCTACAACCTTTTCCATACCGGAGCGCCGTGGAACCAGCAGGGGTATTCCAACGAGCAAGTGGATGCGCTTCTGGAAAAGGGAAGGACTGTCGGCGACCAGGAAGAGCGGAAGAAGATCTACCACCGGGCCCAGAAAATCATCGCGGAGGAAGCTCCCATGGTCTTCTTGTACGTGAATGAGCGGACGGCGGCAATGAGCAAGGCAGTGAAGGGGTTCGACGTTCACCCCACGGTGACCACCCATTCACTGGAGGAGACCTGGCTGGCCCGGTAA